In Chlorocebus sabaeus isolate Y175 chromosome 5, mChlSab1.0.hap1, whole genome shotgun sequence, one genomic interval encodes:
- the CMTM3 gene encoding CKLF-like MARVEL transmembrane domain-containing protein 3 isoform X3 gives MQLNDKWQGLCWPMMDFLRCVTAALIYFAISITAVAKYSDGASKAAGVFGFFATIVFAIDFYLIFNDVAKFLKQGDSADETTAHKTEEENSDSDSD, from the exons ATGCAGCTGAATGACAAGTGGCAGGGCTTGTGCTGGCCCATGATG GACTTCCTGCGCTGTGTCACCGCAGCCCTCATCTACTTTGCCATCTCCATCACGGCTGTCGCCAAGTACTCGGATGGGGCTTCCAAAGCCGCTGGG GTATTTGGCTTCTTTGCTACCATCGTGTTTGCAATTGATTTCTACCTGATCTTTAACGACGTGGCCAAATTCCTCAAACAAGGGGACTCTGCAGATGAGACCACAGCCCACAAGACAGAAG AAGAGAATTCCGACTCGGACTCTGACTGA
- the CMTM3 gene encoding CKLF-like MARVEL transmembrane domain-containing protein 3 isoform X2, protein MWPPDPDPDPDPEPAGGSRPGPAVPGLRALLPARAFLCSLKGRLLLAESGLSFITFICYVASSASAFLTAPLLEFLLALFFLFADAMQLNDKWQGLCWPMMDFLRCVTAALIYFAISITAVAKYSDGASKAAGVFGFFATIVFAIDFYLIFNDVAKFLKQGDSADETTAHKTEEENSDSDSD, encoded by the exons ATGTGGCCCCCAGACCCCGACCCCGACCCGGACCCCGAGCCCGCCGGCGGCTCCCGTCCCGGCCCCGCTGTCCCCGGGCTCCGCGCCCTACTGCCGGCGCGCGCTTTCCTCTGCTCTCTCAAAGGCCGCCTCCTGCTGGCCGAGTCG GGTCTCTCGTTCATCACTTTTATCTGCTATGTGGCATCCTCAGCATCTGCCTTCCTCACAGCACCTCTACTGGAGTTCCTGCTGGCCTTGTTCTTCCTCTTTGCTGATGCCATGCAGCTGAATGACAAGTGGCAGGGCTTGTGCTGGCCCATGATG GACTTCCTGCGCTGTGTCACCGCAGCCCTCATCTACTTTGCCATCTCCATCACGGCTGTCGCCAAGTACTCGGATGGGGCTTCCAAAGCCGCTGGG GTATTTGGCTTCTTTGCTACCATCGTGTTTGCAATTGATTTCTACCTGATCTTTAACGACGTGGCCAAATTCCTCAAACAAGGGGACTCTGCAGATGAGACCACAGCCCACAAGACAGAAG AAGAGAATTCCGACTCGGACTCTGACTGA
- the CMTM3 gene encoding CKLF-like MARVEL transmembrane domain-containing protein 3 isoform X1, producing the protein MPRTGRQHRCGPGPCWGSFFSAGGADRVSHSLTQDGVQWPDHTSLQPQPPRAQGLSFITFICYVASSASAFLTAPLLEFLLALFFLFADAMQLNDKWQGLCWPMMDFLRCVTAALIYFAISITAVAKYSDGASKAAGVFGFFATIVFAIDFYLIFNDVAKFLKQGDSADETTAHKTEEENSDSDSD; encoded by the exons ATGCCCAGGACTGGGAGGCAGCATAGGTGTGGGCCTGGGCCATGCTGGGGTTCTTTTTTTTCAGCAGGGGGAGcggacagggtctctcactctctcacccaggatggagtgcagtggcctgatcacacctcactgcagcctcaacctccccgggctcag GGTCTCTCGTTCATCACTTTTATCTGCTATGTGGCATCCTCAGCATCTGCCTTCCTCACAGCACCTCTACTGGAGTTCCTGCTGGCCTTGTTCTTCCTCTTTGCTGATGCCATGCAGCTGAATGACAAGTGGCAGGGCTTGTGCTGGCCCATGATG GACTTCCTGCGCTGTGTCACCGCAGCCCTCATCTACTTTGCCATCTCCATCACGGCTGTCGCCAAGTACTCGGATGGGGCTTCCAAAGCCGCTGGG GTATTTGGCTTCTTTGCTACCATCGTGTTTGCAATTGATTTCTACCTGATCTTTAACGACGTGGCCAAATTCCTCAAACAAGGGGACTCTGCAGATGAGACCACAGCCCACAAGACAGAAG AAGAGAATTCCGACTCGGACTCTGACTGA